Proteins encoded together in one Stutzerimonas stutzeri window:
- a CDS encoding glycerophosphodiester phosphodiesterase, translating into MARKTTASLRRWLTACTLLLPLSGFAAPDEHAAKHQAARGEPTPLVIAHRGASGYVPEHTLAAYALAVFQGADYIEPDLVMTRDGQIVARHDNELGLTTDVSQRPEFADRKRTQQVDGVTLTGWFSEDFTLAELKTLRAIERIPDIRPGNARMDGSLEIPTLQEIIDLVKTLQLSQGRRIGLYPETKHPTHFQQLGLAMEKPLVRILTRNGYVGRHAPVYIQSFEVDNLKTLSRLTQLRLVQLFSSGQPYDQQVRGTKLTYAQMATPAGLKAISRYAAGVGPEKSYIIPRDGNGNLGTPTGFVAAAHAVGLKVHPYTFRAENAFLPANLRSSDKRHERGDSEAEIRAFLDAGIDGLFIDQPDIAVRLRNAD; encoded by the coding sequence ATGGCCCGCAAGACCACCGCTTCCCTTCGCCGCTGGCTCACCGCCTGCACCCTGTTGCTACCGCTCTCCGGCTTCGCTGCGCCGGATGAACACGCCGCGAAACACCAGGCTGCGCGGGGCGAACCGACCCCGCTGGTGATCGCCCACCGCGGCGCCAGCGGCTATGTACCGGAGCACACCCTGGCCGCCTATGCCCTGGCCGTTTTCCAGGGCGCCGACTACATCGAGCCGGACCTGGTGATGACCCGTGACGGGCAGATCGTCGCCCGCCACGACAACGAGCTGGGCCTGACCACCGACGTCTCGCAGCGCCCCGAGTTTGCCGATCGCAAGCGCACCCAGCAGGTCGACGGCGTCACCCTTACCGGCTGGTTCAGCGAAGACTTCACCCTCGCCGAGCTGAAGACCCTGCGCGCCATCGAGCGCATCCCGGATATCCGCCCGGGCAATGCCCGCATGGACGGCAGCCTGGAAATCCCGACCCTGCAGGAGATCATCGACCTGGTGAAAACACTGCAGCTCAGCCAGGGCCGGCGCATCGGCCTGTACCCGGAAACCAAGCATCCGACGCACTTCCAGCAGCTCGGCCTGGCCATGGAGAAGCCGCTGGTGCGCATCCTCACCCGCAACGGCTACGTCGGGCGCCACGCGCCGGTGTATATCCAGTCGTTCGAGGTGGACAACCTCAAGACCCTCAGCCGCCTGACCCAGCTGCGCCTGGTGCAGCTGTTCAGCTCCGGCCAGCCGTATGACCAGCAGGTGCGCGGGACCAAGCTGACCTACGCGCAGATGGCCACCCCCGCCGGGCTCAAGGCCATCTCCCGCTATGCCGCTGGCGTCGGCCCGGAGAAGAGCTACATCATCCCGCGTGACGGCAACGGCAATCTGGGCACGCCGACCGGCTTCGTCGCCGCCGCCCATGCGGTCGGGCTCAAGGTCCACCCGTACACCTTTCGCGCGGAAAACGCCTTCCTCCCGGCCAACCTGCGCAGCAGCGACAAGCGCCACGAGCGCGGTGACAGCGAAGCGGAGATCCGCGCCTTCCTCGATGCCGGCATCGATGGCCTGTTCATCGACCAGCCGGATATCGCCGTGCGCCTGCGCAACGCCGACTGA
- a CDS encoding DUF2868 domain-containing protein, translating to MTVRPSPDLTPLDRIWLTEAVRLREEHAGPLDDDEANRQARTQGGDLPALIERRALWLAHRDGLIEALRHWRQGARLGALALILLALFTGAGLAFAALGDGQRPVNVFWALGSLLGLNLLTLLGWLLGLLLTGDSSGALGRLWLWLSEKLARDARAAQLAPALLSVLHQRRLGRWLLGTGVHALWLLAMASALLTLLALLATRRYGFVWETTILGENAFVGLTQAFGALPALLGFSVPDVEQIRASGALAGDLDGARQRWAGWLVGVLLVYGLLPRLLLASLCLWRWRRGRAALTLDLNLPAYRLLRERLQPPSERLGIRDAAPAQLHAPTAGAQLDGSAGAVLVAIELDGSRPWPPALSKGIADAGILDDREGRRRLLDQLTRFPPARLAVACDPRRSPDRGTLALIGELSRCAAATRVWLLQAPPGEALDSERLEDWHQALDTLGLAHSSCAPLRWLETGHD from the coding sequence GTGACCGTCCGCCCCTCTCCCGATCTCACTCCGCTCGACCGAATCTGGCTGACCGAAGCCGTGCGCCTGCGCGAAGAGCATGCCGGGCCGCTGGACGACGACGAGGCCAACCGCCAGGCCCGTACCCAGGGCGGCGATCTGCCGGCGCTGATCGAGCGCCGCGCGCTCTGGCTGGCCCACCGTGACGGGCTCATCGAGGCGCTCCGGCACTGGCGTCAGGGCGCCCGCCTGGGCGCGCTCGCGCTGATCCTGCTGGCGCTCTTCACCGGTGCCGGGCTGGCCTTCGCCGCGCTCGGCGACGGGCAGCGACCGGTCAACGTGTTCTGGGCGCTGGGCAGCCTGCTCGGGCTGAACCTGCTGACCCTGCTCGGCTGGCTGCTCGGCCTGCTGCTGACCGGTGACAGCAGCGGCGCGCTGGGGCGGCTGTGGCTCTGGCTCAGCGAAAAGCTCGCCCGTGATGCCCGCGCCGCGCAGCTGGCCCCAGCCCTGCTGAGCGTGCTGCATCAGCGCCGACTCGGCCGCTGGTTGCTGGGAACAGGCGTGCACGCCCTATGGCTGCTGGCGATGGCCAGCGCCTTGCTCACCCTCCTCGCCCTGCTGGCGACCCGCCGCTACGGCTTCGTCTGGGAAACCACCATCCTTGGCGAGAACGCCTTCGTCGGCCTGACCCAGGCCTTCGGCGCGCTGCCGGCCCTGCTCGGCTTCAGCGTGCCGGATGTCGAGCAGATCCGCGCCAGCGGCGCACTCGCCGGCGATCTGGACGGCGCCCGGCAACGCTGGGCCGGCTGGCTGGTCGGCGTGCTGCTGGTCTACGGCCTGCTGCCGCGACTGCTGCTGGCGAGCCTCTGCCTGTGGCGCTGGCGGCGTGGACGGGCTGCGCTGACCCTCGATCTGAACCTGCCGGCCTACCGCCTGCTGCGCGAACGCCTGCAGCCACCCAGCGAGCGCCTCGGCATCCGTGATGCGGCGCCCGCCCAACTGCACGCACCGACTGCCGGCGCTCAGCTCGATGGCAGCGCGGGCGCCGTGCTGGTGGCCATCGAGCTGGACGGCAGCCGCCCCTGGCCGCCGGCTCTGTCCAAGGGCATCGCCGATGCCGGCATCCTCGACGACCGCGAGGGGCGCCGACGGCTGCTCGATCAACTCACCCGCTTTCCGCCGGCACGCCTGGCCGTCGCCTGTGATCCGCGACGCTCACCCGACCGCGGCACCCTGGCGCTGATCGGCGAGCTGTCGCGCTGCGCGGCGGCGACTCGCGTCTGGCTGCTGCAGGCACCCCCGGGCGAGGCGCTGGACAGCGAGCGCCTGGAAGACTGGCACCAGGCGCTGGATACCCTGGGGCTGGCGCATTCGAGCTGCGCCCCGCTGCGCTGGCTGGAGACAGGCCATGACTGA
- a CDS encoding DUF3482 domain-containing protein, protein MTEALKLAVVGHTNVGKTSLLRTLTRDIGFGEVSHRPSTTRHVEGARLSVDGEPLLELYDTPGLEDAIALLDYLERLERPGERLDGPARTARFLDGSEARQRFEQEAKVLRQLLASEAGLYVIDAREPVLAKYKDELAVLAGCGKPLLPVLNFVAQPGHRDEEWRQALARLGLHALVRFDSVAPPVDGERRLYESLALLLEQARPKLQRLIEDHEAQAAARLASGQRLIAELLVDVAACRRSVAAQPELERGAIRELHDAVRRREQRCVEALLRLYAFRQDDAAASDLPLLDGRWGDDLFNPETLKQLGVKIGGGMAAGAAAGAGVDLMVGGITLGAAALLGAIAGGGAQTARHYGNRLLGKLKGQRELSVDDAVLRLLALRQRQLLAVLATRGHAATEAIRLGTPQDQGWREGKLPEALQRCRAHPEWSSLNPGARLQNGERQTALDELQAELRQG, encoded by the coding sequence ATGACTGAAGCGCTGAAACTGGCCGTGGTCGGCCATACCAATGTCGGCAAGACCTCGCTGCTGCGCACCCTGACCCGCGACATCGGCTTCGGTGAGGTCTCGCACCGGCCGAGCACCACCCGCCACGTCGAGGGTGCGCGGCTGTCGGTGGACGGCGAGCCGCTGCTGGAGCTCTACGACACCCCCGGCCTGGAAGATGCCATCGCCCTGCTCGACTACCTCGAACGGCTGGAGCGTCCCGGTGAGCGCCTCGACGGCCCGGCACGCACCGCGCGCTTTCTCGACGGCAGCGAGGCACGCCAGCGCTTCGAGCAGGAAGCCAAGGTGCTGCGTCAGTTGCTGGCCAGCGAAGCCGGGCTCTACGTGATCGACGCCCGTGAGCCGGTGCTGGCCAAGTACAAGGACGAGCTGGCGGTGCTCGCCGGCTGCGGCAAGCCGCTGTTGCCGGTGCTCAACTTCGTCGCCCAGCCGGGGCACCGCGACGAGGAATGGCGTCAGGCCCTGGCCCGCCTCGGCCTGCATGCACTGGTGCGCTTCGACAGCGTGGCGCCACCCGTGGACGGTGAGCGCCGGCTGTACGAAAGCCTGGCGCTGCTGCTGGAACAGGCGCGACCCAAGCTGCAGCGACTGATCGAGGACCACGAGGCCCAGGCTGCCGCACGCCTGGCCAGCGGCCAGCGACTGATCGCCGAACTGCTGGTGGATGTCGCCGCCTGCCGACGCAGCGTGGCCGCACAGCCGGAACTCGAGCGCGGCGCCATTCGTGAACTGCACGATGCCGTGCGCCGCCGCGAACAGCGCTGCGTCGAGGCGCTGCTGCGCCTGTATGCCTTTCGCCAGGACGATGCAGCGGCCAGTGATCTGCCGCTGCTCGACGGGCGCTGGGGCGACGACCTGTTCAACCCCGAGACCCTCAAGCAGCTGGGCGTGAAGATCGGCGGCGGCATGGCCGCAGGTGCCGCGGCCGGTGCCGGCGTCGACCTGATGGTCGGCGGCATCACCCTCGGCGCCGCGGCGCTGCTCGGCGCCATTGCCGGCGGCGGCGCGCAGACCGCGCGGCACTATGGCAATCGCCTGCTCGGCAAGCTCAAGGGGCAGCGCGAGCTGAGCGTCGACGACGCCGTACTGCGCCTGCTCGCCCTGCGCCAGCGTCAACTGCTGGCCGTGCTCGCGACTCGGGGGCACGCCGCCACCGAGGCGATCCGCCTGGGCACGCCGCAGGATCAGGGCTGGCGCGAGGGCAAGCTGCCCGAAGCCCTGCAACGCTGTCGTGCGCATCCCGAGTGGTCCTCGCTCAACCCCGGCGCCCGCCTGCAGAACGGCGAGCGCCAGACGGCGCTGGACGAGCTGCAGGCCGAACTGCGGCAGGGCTGA
- a CDS encoding DMT family transporter, which produces MKDTLRQGLWLADGMLLTVALIWGSSYAVAKQALLFYPVLGFLAIRFGLTFVLLLPQLRGAGRRALRPGLPLGLVMLAIFLCETWGVMLTSASNAAFLISLCVVITPFMEWLLLRQRPHNTLFLACALSLAGVWLLTGGPQLSLNLGDALMLAAALLRAVLVCLTRRLTAGREIPALALTAVQSGVVAAGCILLAVSLPGGLPALPVEPGFWFGTLYLVLFATLFAMFAQNRALGRSSATRVSLLMGSEPLFGAIIAGLWLGERLGPMGWAGGLLIMLATLCTLGIGRQPAPSRAGDGAPVRA; this is translated from the coding sequence ATGAAAGACACGTTGAGACAGGGGCTGTGGCTGGCCGATGGCATGCTGCTGACGGTGGCGCTGATCTGGGGCAGCAGCTATGCGGTGGCCAAGCAGGCGCTGCTGTTCTACCCGGTGCTGGGTTTTCTGGCGATCCGCTTCGGCCTGACCTTTGTCCTGCTGCTGCCGCAACTGCGCGGCGCCGGTCGCCGGGCGCTGCGCCCCGGCCTGCCGCTGGGGCTGGTGATGCTGGCGATCTTTCTCTGCGAGACTTGGGGCGTGATGCTGACCAGCGCCAGCAATGCAGCGTTTCTGATCAGCCTGTGCGTGGTGATCACACCGTTCATGGAATGGCTGCTGCTGCGCCAGCGGCCGCACAACACGCTGTTCCTCGCCTGCGCGCTGTCGCTGGCGGGCGTCTGGCTGCTGACCGGCGGGCCGCAGCTGTCGCTCAATCTCGGCGATGCGCTGATGCTGGCCGCCGCGTTGCTGCGCGCGGTGCTGGTCTGCCTGACTCGGCGATTGACGGCCGGCCGGGAAATCCCGGCACTGGCGTTGACTGCGGTGCAGAGTGGAGTCGTTGCGGCGGGCTGCATCCTGCTCGCCGTGTCGCTGCCGGGCGGACTGCCGGCGCTGCCGGTGGAGCCGGGTTTCTGGTTCGGCACGCTGTATCTGGTGCTGTTCGCCACGCTGTTTGCCATGTTTGCGCAGAACCGCGCGCTGGGGCGCAGCAGCGCAACGCGGGTGTCGCTGCTGATGGGCTCCGAACCGCTGTTCGGCGCGATCATCGCCGGTCTCTGGCTGGGTGAGCGGCTGGGGCCGATGGGCTGGGCGGGTGGGTTGCTGATCATGCTGGCAACGCTGTGCACCCTGGGCATCGGCCGCCAGCCGGCGCCAAGCAGGGCCGGCGATGGTGCGCCGGTCCGTGCCTAG
- a CDS encoding LysR family transcriptional regulator, with product MGTNDSAALLPYMAVFVRVVEAGSFSGAARLLGSTPSAVSRQVARLEQALALRLLERTTRQLRLNEAGAEFYQHCRDMLDAADAAVAIGERLMRSPRGLVRLSVPKAYGKFVVGPLMPAFLQRHPEVDVQLRISDQSPDLIEDGFDLLVQVTDNPPEGLAGKPLGPVRQLLCASPDYLQRHGEPQHPQDLLRHSCLYLGETAGDNRWHLRRGEQQETVTVRGRYISNHSEARLLVALAGLGITCLPHFTAAQALADGQLREVLPQWRYTGSYQGAAWLLWRQNHHLPPKTRALIDYLSEALIAS from the coding sequence ATGGGAACGAATGACAGCGCAGCCCTGCTGCCCTACATGGCCGTGTTCGTGCGGGTGGTCGAGGCCGGCAGCTTCTCCGGCGCCGCGCGCCTGCTGGGCAGCACACCGTCGGCGGTGAGCCGCCAGGTGGCACGGCTGGAGCAGGCCCTGGCGCTGCGCCTGCTGGAACGCACCACACGCCAGCTGCGGCTGAACGAGGCCGGGGCGGAGTTCTACCAGCATTGCCGGGACATGCTCGATGCGGCCGACGCCGCCGTCGCCATCGGCGAGCGGCTGATGCGCAGCCCGCGCGGGCTGGTGCGCCTGAGCGTGCCGAAGGCCTATGGCAAGTTCGTCGTCGGGCCGTTGATGCCGGCCTTTCTCCAGCGCCACCCCGAGGTCGATGTGCAGCTGCGCATCAGCGACCAGAGCCCGGACCTGATCGAGGACGGTTTCGACCTGCTGGTGCAGGTCACCGACAACCCACCCGAAGGCCTGGCCGGCAAGCCGCTCGGGCCGGTACGCCAGCTGCTCTGCGCCAGCCCCGACTACCTGCAGCGCCACGGCGAGCCGCAACATCCGCAGGACCTGCTGCGCCACAGCTGCCTGTATCTGGGAGAAACGGCGGGAGACAATCGCTGGCACCTGCGTCGCGGCGAGCAACAGGAAACGGTGACGGTGCGCGGTCGCTACATCAGCAACCACAGCGAGGCCCGGTTACTGGTGGCGCTGGCAGGCCTGGGCATCACCTGCCTGCCGCATTTCACCGCTGCCCAGGCGCTGGCCGACGGCCAGCTGCGCGAAGTGCTGCCGCAGTGGCGTTACACCGGCTCCTACCAGGGCGCGGCCTGGCTGCTATGGCGACAGAATCACCACCTGCCGCCGAAGACACGTGCGCTGATCGACTATCTGAGCGAGGCATTGATAGCCAGCTGA
- the phoU gene encoding phosphate signaling complex protein PhoU → MISKDSHTQHISQQFNAELEEVRSHLLAMGGLVEKQVNDAVTALIEADSGLAQQVREVDDQINQMERNIDEECVRILARRQPAASDLRLIISISKSVIDLERIGDEATKIARRAIQLCEEGESPKGYVEVRHIGDQVRKMVQESLDAFARFDAELALSVAQYDKTVDREYKTALRELVTYMMEDPRSISRVLSVIWALRSLERIGDHARNIAELVIYLVRGTDVRHLGLARMAEEMEGTKER, encoded by the coding sequence ATGATCAGCAAAGACAGCCATACCCAACACATTTCCCAGCAGTTCAACGCCGAGCTCGAGGAGGTGCGCAGCCACCTGCTGGCCATGGGCGGGCTGGTGGAGAAGCAGGTCAACGACGCGGTCACCGCGCTGATCGAGGCCGATTCCGGGCTCGCCCAGCAGGTCCGTGAGGTGGATGACCAGATCAACCAGATGGAGCGCAATATCGATGAGGAATGCGTGCGCATCCTCGCCCGCCGCCAGCCGGCGGCCTCCGACCTGCGTTTGATCATCAGCATCTCCAAGTCGGTGATCGATCTCGAGCGCATCGGTGACGAGGCGACCAAGATCGCCCGCCGCGCCATCCAGCTGTGCGAGGAAGGCGAGTCGCCCAAGGGTTACGTCGAGGTGCGTCACATCGGCGACCAGGTGCGCAAGATGGTGCAGGAATCACTGGATGCCTTCGCTCGCTTCGATGCCGAGCTGGCGCTGTCGGTGGCGCAGTACGACAAGACCGTCGACCGCGAATACAAGACCGCGCTGCGCGAGCTGGTCACCTACATGATGGAAGACCCGCGCTCGATCTCCCGCGTGCTCAGCGTGATCTGGGCGTTGCGCTCGCTGGAGCGCATCGGCGACCACGCACGCAACATCGCCGAACTGGTGATCTACCTGGTGCGCGGCACCGACGTGCGCCACCTCGGCCTGGCACGCATGGCCGAGGAAATGGAAGGCACCAAGGAGCGCTGA
- the pstB gene encoding phosphate ABC transporter ATP-binding protein PstB: MQTTTHSIDISALGRDKRSLSLANEQVAIEVPDLSLFYGQKQALHNVSMNIPRQRVTAFIGPSGCGKSTLLRCFNRMNDLVDGCRIEGAINLDGQNIYQKGVDVADLRRRVGMVFQKPNPFPKSIYENVVYGLRIQGIKQKRVLDETVEWALKGAALWDEVKDRLHESALGLSGGQQQRLVIARTIAVQPEVLLLDEPSSALDPISSLKVEELIYELKSKYTIVIVTHNMQQAARVSDYTAFMYMGKLIEYGDTDTLFTNPAKKQTEDYITGRYG, encoded by the coding sequence ATGCAAACCACCACCCATTCGATCGACATCTCGGCCCTGGGCCGCGACAAGCGCAGCCTGAGCCTGGCCAACGAGCAGGTCGCCATCGAGGTGCCCGACCTCAGCCTGTTCTACGGCCAGAAACAGGCGTTGCACAACGTCAGCATGAACATTCCGCGCCAGCGCGTGACCGCCTTCATCGGCCCGTCCGGCTGCGGCAAGTCGACCCTGCTGCGCTGCTTCAACCGCATGAACGACCTGGTCGACGGCTGCCGCATCGAAGGTGCCATCAACCTCGACGGGCAGAACATCTACCAGAAGGGTGTGGATGTGGCCGACCTGCGCCGCCGCGTCGGCATGGTGTTCCAGAAGCCCAACCCGTTCCCCAAGAGCATCTACGAGAACGTGGTCTACGGCCTGCGCATCCAGGGCATCAAACAGAAGCGAGTGCTCGACGAGACCGTCGAGTGGGCGCTCAAGGGTGCGGCGCTGTGGGACGAGGTCAAGGATCGCCTGCACGAATCGGCACTCGGCCTCTCCGGTGGCCAGCAGCAGCGCCTGGTGATTGCCCGTACCATCGCCGTGCAGCCGGAAGTACTGCTGCTCGACGAACCGAGCTCGGCCCTCGACCCGATCTCTTCGCTGAAGGTCGAGGAGCTGATCTACGAGCTCAAGTCCAAGTACACCATCGTCATCGTCACCCACAACATGCAGCAGGCCGCTCGGGTGTCCGACTACACCGCGTTCATGTACATGGGCAAACTGATCGAGTACGGCGACACCGATACGCTGTTCACCAACCCGGCCAAGAAGCAGACCGAAGACTACATCACCGGCCGCTACGGCTAG
- the pstA gene encoding phosphate ABC transporter permease PstA, whose translation MKKDSLNSWVKSGTPWIWMNAGAVSIAVIMTLGLLAIIAVRGLAHFWPADVIVADYSMPGAEMRVLAGEVVQAEEVPRARLAASGLPVNVEGGEFMTRELLKVGNREVYGADFSWVIGEWLSNQRKPAELMVLERREWGNFYGYLLNVKEAGQLVAEGDAAWGELQRRIDRVDQLHAQISRIEKVEIGRINHGLERLRLKTRKLELDDRLDAAAQADLDAERAQWDAEYRVLEDKLVALQQQFNRDSITVRTADGREQEISLGKVVRAFQPNAMSTPQKLMFYFAKLWEFVSDEPREANTEGGVFPAIFGTVLMTLIMAVIVTPFGVIAAVYLREYAKQGLLTRIIRIAVNNLAGVPSIVYGVFGLGFFVYVLGGSLDRLFYPEAAPAPVFGTPGLMWASLTLAILTLPVVIVATEEGLARIPRMIREGSLALGATKSETLWKVVLPMASPAMMTGLILAVARAAGEVAPLMLVGVVKLAPNLPLNGNYPYLHLDQKIMHLGFHIYDVGFQSPNVEAARPLVYATALLLVLVIATLNFSAIYIRNHLREKYKALDH comes from the coding sequence GTGAAAAAGGATTCGTTGAACAGCTGGGTCAAGAGCGGCACGCCCTGGATCTGGATGAACGCCGGCGCGGTGTCCATCGCCGTGATCATGACCCTGGGGCTGCTGGCGATCATCGCCGTGCGCGGTCTGGCGCACTTCTGGCCGGCCGACGTGATCGTCGCCGACTACAGCATGCCCGGCGCGGAAATGCGCGTGCTGGCCGGCGAGGTGGTGCAGGCCGAGGAAGTGCCACGGGCGCGCCTGGCTGCCAGCGGGCTGCCGGTGAATGTCGAGGGCGGCGAGTTCATGACCCGCGAGCTGCTCAAGGTCGGTAACCGCGAGGTCTACGGCGCGGACTTCTCCTGGGTGATCGGCGAATGGCTGAGCAACCAGCGCAAGCCGGCCGAGCTGATGGTGCTGGAGCGTCGCGAGTGGGGCAACTTCTATGGCTATCTGCTCAACGTCAAGGAAGCCGGCCAGCTGGTCGCCGAAGGCGATGCCGCCTGGGGCGAGCTGCAGCGTCGGATCGATCGGGTCGACCAGCTGCATGCGCAGATCTCGCGCATCGAGAAGGTGGAGATCGGCCGCATCAACCACGGCCTCGAGCGTCTGCGCCTGAAGACCCGCAAGCTGGAGCTGGACGACCGTCTGGATGCGGCCGCCCAGGCCGATCTGGATGCCGAGCGCGCCCAGTGGGATGCCGAGTACCGGGTCCTGGAAGACAAGCTGGTGGCGCTGCAGCAGCAGTTCAACCGCGACAGCATCACCGTGCGCACCGCCGACGGCCGCGAGCAGGAGATCAGCCTGGGCAAGGTGGTGCGAGCGTTCCAGCCCAATGCCATGTCGACCCCGCAGAAGCTGATGTTCTACTTCGCCAAACTGTGGGAGTTCGTCAGCGACGAGCCGCGTGAGGCGAACACCGAAGGCGGCGTGTTCCCGGCGATCTTCGGCACCGTGCTGATGACCCTGATCATGGCGGTGATCGTCACCCCCTTCGGTGTGATCGCCGCGGTCTACCTGCGCGAGTACGCCAAGCAGGGCCTGCTCACCCGGATCATCCGCATCGCGGTGAACAACCTCGCCGGCGTGCCGTCGATCGTCTATGGCGTGTTCGGTCTGGGCTTCTTCGTCTACGTGCTGGGCGGCTCGCTGGATCGGCTGTTCTATCCCGAAGCCGCACCGGCGCCGGTGTTCGGCACGCCGGGCCTGATGTGGGCCTCGCTGACCCTGGCCATCCTCACCCTGCCGGTGGTGATCGTCGCTACCGAGGAAGGCCTGGCGCGCATCCCCCGGATGATCCGTGAAGGCTCTCTGGCTCTCGGCGCGACCAAGTCCGAGACGTTGTGGAAGGTGGTGCTGCCGATGGCCAGCCCGGCGATGATGACCGGCCTGATCCTCGCCGTGGCGCGTGCCGCCGGCGAAGTGGCGCCGCTGATGCTGGTCGGCGTGGTCAAGCTGGCACCGAACCTGCCGCTCAACGGCAACTACCCCTATCTGCATCTGGATCAGAAGATCATGCACCTGGGCTTCCACATTTACGACGTCGGCTTCCAGAGCCCCAACGTCGAGGCGGCGCGGCCGCTGGTCTACGCCACCGCGCTGCTGCTGGTACTGGTGATCGCCACGCTCAACTTCAGCGCGATCTACATCCGCAACCACCTGCGCGAAAAATACAAGGCGCTGGATCATTGA